In a genomic window of Deltaproteobacteria bacterium:
- a CDS encoding alpha/beta fold hydrolase encodes MAGAATLDEIKDRIRKRVGKRSPFHLMDSTEAEGALAELTSLEADAWAEAWSKPGARWEKTAKEAEENGNATEAKAAYFQAAAWYGAGRHPFPSSPGKQEAYRKTIENYLAASRYFDPPLERIALPLRDKEVVGYLRLPAKRPAPVIMHWGGIDNWKEERHSFVESMLAEGWGCFIMDSPGTGESPVPASDTAHEVYTTALDHLVTRPEVDSSRIAALGASFGGYWSTKLAHVEPERLRAAVNWGGGIHGFFQPDWQQRSRNASSYLFDLIEARANLFGKRTFEELCEIMPILSLKDQGLLDNPCAPMLLVNGKDDLQVPIEDFFMLLECGDPKTMRLFPGGHMGESPDVFPTILRWLHRELDGE; translated from the coding sequence ATGGCCGGAGCCGCAACCCTGGACGAGATCAAGGACCGCATCCGCAAGCGCGTGGGCAAGCGCAGCCCCTTCCACCTCATGGATTCCACGGAAGCCGAGGGCGCACTGGCAGAACTGACCAGCCTGGAGGCCGACGCCTGGGCGGAAGCCTGGAGCAAGCCCGGCGCGCGTTGGGAAAAGACCGCGAAGGAAGCGGAGGAAAACGGAAACGCCACGGAGGCCAAGGCCGCCTACTTCCAGGCCGCCGCCTGGTACGGCGCCGGGCGCCACCCCTTCCCCAGTTCACCGGGCAAGCAGGAAGCCTACCGCAAGACCATCGAAAACTACCTGGCCGCCTCGCGCTACTTCGATCCGCCGCTGGAGCGCATCGCCCTGCCCTTGCGCGACAAGGAGGTCGTCGGCTACCTGCGCCTGCCCGCCAAGCGGCCCGCGCCGGTCATCATGCACTGGGGCGGCATCGACAACTGGAAGGAAGAGCGCCACAGCTTCGTCGAATCCATGCTCGCCGAGGGCTGGGGCTGCTTCATCATGGACAGCCCCGGAACCGGCGAGTCCCCGGTGCCCGCCTCGGACACCGCCCACGAGGTCTACACCACGGCCCTGGACCACCTCGTTACCCGGCCCGAAGTGGATTCGAGCCGCATCGCCGCCCTGGGCGCCAGCTTCGGCGGCTACTGGTCCACCAAGCTGGCCCACGTGGAGCCCGAGCGCCTGCGCGCAGCGGTCAACTGGGGCGGCGGCATCCACGGCTTCTTCCAGCCCGACTGGCAGCAGAGGTCGCGCAACGCCTCCTCCTACCTCTTCGACCTCATCGAGGCTCGCGCCAACCTCTTCGGCAAGCGCACCTTCGAGGAACTCTGCGAGATCATGCCCATCCTCTCCCTCAAGGACCAGGGCCTCCTCGACAACCCCTGCGCCCCCATGCTCCTGGTCAACGGCAAGGACGACCTCCAGGTCCCCATCGAGGACTTTTTCATGCTCCTCGAATGCGGCGACCCCAAGACC